In Nitrospira sp., one genomic interval encodes:
- a CDS encoding FAD-dependent oxidoreductase — MNRSVLILGGGIAGLTAAFRLAAAGLAVTIIEESAHLGGGLSQTSSPLLLDAHHATWSLLDQLGKGSLLRRLRHTPLEFLQANGARTQFLHLPLPSPLNTLIGTTLYQGLSMRDRWHLLSFLERTWERDPPLPGGLDRRAADEWLASIGQSESARQGLWNSLARLLLGAALSQASADLFMRTLRRCFLTGARATKLVLPPVRLASLLVTPLAARLEEMGVRVLVNSPTAQISFERDRVVGVKLADWSTVSADCYISALPRSKLTPLLPERIVTHYAYFQQLGRLLEVPLALVRLHLAQTIEQTQLVLMERRSFHWITRHADNERQEDSSVVWATAIDEPSLLALPKEDLVRLALRDAVSAFSWPSAPPLLETEVFQIPQAQLAPRPGAQQCRPLAQSPFANFFVAGDWTDTGWPANLESAVLSGQRAADAALT, encoded by the coding sequence ATGAACCGCTCGGTCTTGATCCTCGGCGGAGGCATCGCCGGACTGACCGCAGCGTTCCGACTCGCCGCCGCCGGGCTCGCCGTCACCATCATCGAAGAGAGCGCGCACCTCGGCGGAGGCCTGTCCCAAACCTCCTCGCCTCTCCTGTTGGACGCCCACCACGCCACGTGGTCGCTTCTCGACCAGCTCGGCAAGGGTTCGCTCCTTCGCCGCCTTCGGCACACACCCCTTGAATTTCTGCAGGCAAACGGGGCTCGAACTCAGTTCCTGCACCTCCCCTTGCCCTCTCCACTCAACACCTTGATCGGCACCACGCTCTATCAAGGCCTCTCGATGCGAGACCGATGGCACCTCCTTTCGTTCTTGGAGCGCACGTGGGAACGGGATCCGCCGCTGCCGGGCGGTCTGGACAGGCGGGCGGCCGATGAGTGGCTGGCGAGCATCGGCCAGTCCGAGAGCGCCCGGCAGGGGCTGTGGAACAGCCTCGCCCGCTTACTCCTGGGCGCCGCCCTCTCTCAGGCTTCCGCCGACCTCTTCATGCGCACGCTACGCCGCTGCTTCTTGACCGGCGCACGGGCGACCAAGCTTGTTCTCCCGCCTGTCCGCCTTGCCTCTCTCCTGGTGACCCCCCTCGCCGCACGGTTGGAGGAAATGGGGGTTCGGGTTCTGGTAAACAGCCCCACCGCGCAAATATCCTTCGAACGGGATCGTGTCGTGGGAGTCAAACTGGCAGACTGGAGCACGGTCAGCGCTGACTGCTATATCAGCGCCTTGCCACGTTCTAAATTGACGCCGCTTCTCCCGGAACGCATCGTGACCCACTACGCCTACTTCCAACAGTTGGGACGGTTGCTGGAGGTCCCGCTGGCCCTCGTGCGTTTACACCTGGCCCAAACGATCGAGCAAACACAGCTGGTCCTGATGGAACGTCGGAGCTTCCATTGGATAACTCGGCACGCGGACAACGAGCGGCAAGAAGACTCGTCCGTTGTGTGGGCAACCGCGATCGATGAACCGAGTCTGCTCGCCCTGCCGAAGGAAGACCTGGTGCGCTTGGCCCTTCGTGACGCGGTATCGGCATTTTCCTGGCCCTCAGCCCCTCCCCTGCTCGAGACGGAGGTGTTTCAGATTCCTCAAGCCCAACTCGCCCCCCGGCCGGGAGCGCAGCAATGCCGCCCGCTCGCCCAAAGCCCATTCGCCAATTTCTTCGTCGCCGGAGACTGGACCGATACCGGTTGGCCAGCCAATCTGGAATCGGCCGTCTTGAGCGGCCAACGGGCAGCCGATGCTGCCTTGACGTAA
- the hpnD gene encoding presqualene diphosphate synthase HpnD: MTPAQAQAYCTNLTKKSGSNFYYSFLFLPKARREAMYTVYAFCKAVDSAVDEPPPGSHPQEELARWRRELDAAYQGTPSLPVTISLAHHARSLGIPRVYFEELIKGVEMDLSTKRYETFEALSLYCYRVASVVGLICLHVFGTTSPRAQDYAVNLGMAFQLTNILRDLGGDAECGRVYLPQEDLARFKYREEDLLQRRYAPEFTELMKFEVGRAKDFYAKAARALSSLPASERRALTVAEIMRGVYSRILRRIEESNYQVLGDRIRLSPSHRLAVAAGVWLQSRLPSSTS, encoded by the coding sequence ATGACGCCAGCACAAGCCCAAGCCTACTGCACCAACCTCACGAAAAAGAGCGGGAGTAATTTCTACTATTCGTTTCTGTTTCTACCCAAGGCTCGCCGTGAAGCCATGTACACGGTCTACGCCTTTTGCAAAGCGGTAGACAGCGCCGTCGACGAGCCCCCCCCGGGCAGTCATCCGCAGGAAGAGCTCGCGCGCTGGCGGCGGGAACTGGACGCGGCCTACCAGGGCACGCCGTCGTTGCCGGTCACCATCAGCCTGGCCCACCACGCTCGCTCCTTGGGGATACCACGAGTCTATTTCGAAGAACTCATCAAGGGCGTCGAGATGGACCTTTCGACCAAACGGTATGAGACCTTCGAGGCGCTCTCGCTCTATTGCTACCGCGTGGCTTCAGTCGTGGGACTGATCTGTCTCCATGTCTTTGGCACGACCTCGCCCCGGGCCCAGGACTATGCCGTCAATCTGGGGATGGCTTTTCAATTGACCAACATTCTGCGAGACCTCGGCGGTGACGCCGAATGCGGCCGTGTGTACTTGCCGCAGGAGGACCTCGCACGCTTCAAGTATCGGGAGGAAGACTTGCTGCAGCGGCGATACGCACCGGAGTTTACGGAGCTAATGAAATTTGAAGTCGGCCGAGCCAAAGACTTCTACGCCAAAGCCGCAAGGGCTCTGTCGTCACTTCCAGCCTCCGAACGACGGGCCTTGACCGTGGCGGAAATCATGCGCGGCGTCTACAGCCGAATCCTGCGCCGCATCGAGGAATCCAACTACCAGGTCTTGGGCGACCGTATCCGCCTCTCGCCCAGTCATCGGCTGGCCGTGGCCGCCGGCGTCTGGTTGCAGTCTCGCCTTCCATCGTCCACTTCATGA
- a CDS encoding cobalamin-binding protein: MKICSLVPGATEVVAALGLQQNLVGISHECDYPPSLGTIPVIVRPRIDSHSLSSAHIDEQVRAHVSSTGTLYELNEQQLLAARPDLIITQNLCDVCAVTPSQLSRVTSALVPPPGVLTLHPSRLADIVQDVVTIGRALHEEGGGIQLATVLRRRLEAVRAAIPPDRTRPKVACLEWLDPLYAAGHWVPDMVEAAGGLDVLATAGTPSQRIGWDRLQASSPDVLVLMPCGFTIERTKTELRLLTDRPEWNRLPAVQRGQVYLADAQAYFSRPGPRLVAGVEQLAAILHPDRFGLELPLSIERLPIAAPVPQ; the protein is encoded by the coding sequence ATGAAAATTTGCTCACTCGTACCGGGAGCGACCGAAGTGGTCGCGGCGCTGGGCCTCCAGCAGAATCTCGTCGGCATCAGTCATGAGTGCGACTATCCACCGAGCCTGGGAACCATTCCCGTGATCGTTCGGCCTCGCATCGACAGCCATTCGTTGTCGAGCGCCCACATCGACGAGCAGGTTCGCGCCCACGTATCCAGCACTGGGACGCTGTATGAATTGAACGAGCAGCAACTGCTTGCCGCACGGCCTGATCTGATCATCACCCAGAATCTGTGCGACGTCTGCGCCGTAACCCCATCACAACTGAGCCGTGTGACCAGCGCTCTCGTCCCGCCCCCTGGCGTCCTCACGCTCCATCCCTCCAGGCTTGCGGACATTGTGCAAGACGTGGTCACGATCGGCCGGGCACTGCACGAGGAAGGGGGCGGCATTCAACTGGCCACGGTCCTGCGTCGACGACTTGAAGCAGTCCGTGCCGCCATTCCACCGGACAGAACCCGGCCGAAGGTCGCTTGCCTGGAATGGTTAGACCCATTATATGCCGCCGGTCACTGGGTGCCGGATATGGTGGAAGCCGCCGGCGGCCTCGACGTGCTGGCCACCGCCGGCACGCCATCGCAACGCATCGGTTGGGACAGACTGCAGGCCTCATCTCCCGATGTGCTCGTACTCATGCCCTGCGGCTTTACCATAGAGCGGACCAAAACCGAACTCCGCCTCCTCACGGACCGGCCGGAGTGGAACAGGCTGCCGGCAGTGCAGCGAGGGCAGGTCTACTTGGCCGATGCCCAAGCGTACTTCAGCCGCCCCGGCCCGCGACTGGTCGCCGGAGTGGAACAGTTGGCCGCCATCCTCCATCCCGACCGGTTCGGCCTTGAGTTGCCCCTCAGCATTGAACGACTCCCCATCGCGGCCCCCGTACCGCAGTAA
- a CDS encoding HAD family phosphatase, whose product MSELRAIIFDFDGVIADTEPLHFSALRQVLADIGITLTETEYYADYLGFDDRGCFLAALRANDRDVTSALLADLMDRKAQAYLKAVQNHLTIFPGVRELIRETADHYPLAIASGALRHEIELILEEAGFRKAFHHITSAEDVVRGKPAPDPFLHAMEGLNRRTASPALTPEDCLAIEDSLPGIRAARAAGMKVLAVANTHTVQDLGEADAITHSLADTRLSELQSRLWGPLQGRG is encoded by the coding sequence ATGAGCGAGCTACGAGCGATCATCTTTGATTTCGACGGCGTCATTGCCGACACTGAACCGCTGCACTTTTCCGCTCTCCGTCAGGTCTTGGCCGATATCGGCATCACCCTGACCGAGACCGAGTATTATGCCGACTATCTCGGATTCGACGACCGAGGCTGTTTCCTGGCCGCTCTGCGCGCCAACGACCGTGACGTGACGTCCGCCCTATTGGCCGACCTGATGGACCGGAAGGCGCAGGCCTATCTGAAGGCCGTGCAGAACCACCTGACGATCTTCCCGGGAGTCCGCGAGCTGATCCGCGAGACGGCCGACCACTATCCATTGGCAATTGCCTCCGGTGCCCTTCGCCATGAAATCGAATTGATTTTGGAGGAAGCCGGTTTTCGAAAGGCCTTTCACCACATCACCAGCGCCGAGGATGTTGTCAGGGGCAAACCCGCCCCGGATCCGTTCCTGCATGCCATGGAAGGCCTGAATCGCCGAACCGCGTCTCCGGCACTCACGCCGGAGGACTGCCTGGCCATCGAAGATTCCCTTCCCGGAATCCGGGCGGCACGCGCCGCAGGCATGAAGGTCTTGGCGGTCGCCAACACCCACACCGTCCAGGATCTCGGTGAGGCCGATGCCATCACCCATTCACTCGCAGACACGAGGCTCTCGGAACTTCAGTCGCGTCTCTGGGGCCCGCTTCAAGGACGTGGATGA
- a CDS encoding SH3 domain-containing protein has protein sequence MVSSAAAPASSSAWLNWQLLFATQPDPDLEFTEDDLGETPPAPAPPEPEPKPSGKRPLLWILLFLLVGGIGYVAMDPDGAMHLLEPYLGSSAPPPQPVAHTPPPKAPAPTPPPAPAPAAQTQAAASAPSSGVDTPTPPQAVTPPAPALPSSAAPPTLTPVAPPPAATTTPVAPASSKPVVKPTAPITHIAGPRFSEGQRVLVAADTSRPKALIPLFYDSIGSKTSVTVQPNTTVTVLDGEYHKKGWIYAVRTQDGRKGWLPERSLKPKR, from the coding sequence ATGGTGTCTTCCGCAGCGGCTCCCGCAAGCAGCAGTGCGTGGCTAAACTGGCAGCTCCTGTTCGCGACTCAGCCGGACCCGGACCTGGAATTCACGGAGGACGATCTCGGGGAGACACCGCCTGCTCCGGCGCCACCGGAGCCGGAACCCAAACCGTCCGGAAAGCGCCCGCTCCTTTGGATCTTACTCTTCCTTCTGGTCGGAGGCATCGGGTACGTGGCCATGGACCCAGACGGAGCCATGCACCTGCTGGAGCCCTATCTGGGAAGCAGCGCCCCACCGCCTCAGCCCGTCGCCCACACCCCGCCACCCAAAGCGCCCGCCCCCACGCCGCCCCCGGCACCAGCACCGGCCGCACAGACTCAAGCGGCTGCATCTGCCCCTTCGTCCGGGGTCGACACACCGACGCCTCCTCAGGCCGTCACGCCTCCGGCACCCGCGCTGCCGTCCTCAGCAGCACCGCCGACACTCACACCCGTTGCGCCTCCTCCGGCTGCTACCACCACTCCCGTCGCCCCTGCGTCCTCCAAGCCGGTGGTCAAACCTACCGCCCCGATCACGCATATCGCCGGCCCGCGGTTCTCGGAAGGACAACGGGTACTGGTAGCGGCGGACACCTCACGCCCGAAGGCTTTGATCCCGCTGTTCTATGATTCGATCGGCAGCAAGACAAGTGTCACCGTTCAGCCCAACACCACCGTGACGGTGCTGGACGGCGAATATCACAAAAAGGGCTGGATCTATGCCGTACGGACTCAGGATGGACGAAAGGGATGGTTGCCTGAGCGCAGTTTAAAACCGAAACGCTGA
- a CDS encoding YjbQ family protein produces the protein MKSYREELWFETNTRRAYLNITEQVEAAVRKSGVREGLVLVNAMHITASVYINDDESGLLRDYDAFLERLAPHEASYRHNETGEDNGDAHIKRQLMGREVVVAITGGKLDFGPWEQIFYGEFDGRRRKRVLVKIIGE, from the coding sequence ATGAAATCGTATCGCGAAGAACTCTGGTTCGAGACGAACACCAGGCGCGCGTATCTCAACATCACAGAGCAGGTGGAGGCCGCCGTGCGGAAGAGCGGCGTGCGCGAAGGGCTGGTGTTGGTCAATGCCATGCATATCACGGCGAGCGTCTATATCAACGACGATGAATCCGGGTTGCTCCGGGATTACGATGCGTTTCTCGAACGGCTCGCCCCGCACGAGGCCTCGTACCGGCATAACGAGACCGGCGAGGACAACGGCGACGCACACATCAAACGCCAGCTCATGGGGCGGGAGGTGGTGGTGGCGATCACGGGCGGGAAACTGGATTTCGGGCCGTGGGAACAAATTTTTTACGGCGAGTTCGACGGTCGACGACGCAAGCGCGTCCTGGTCAAGATCATCGGCGAATAG
- a CDS encoding FHA domain-containing protein, whose amino-acid sequence MLSSLPHHRQPFPLLLVKGPQRATREVGISRTPFTIGRKPDNDLCLDDTAVSGCHARIVQVQNVLILEDLDSANGISVNEQKVDRRHLQDADSIRIGTHRLIFLDDRTDGTEETASRDMSTIAQPPFTEGFARGEQAPASPAGVIEILSGRTAQPHYRLTQPKSLIGAQDDAVILDRLVRTESRRDHQQTIRRISGKSHGKRTAHPAQRTARPA is encoded by the coding sequence GTGTTGAGTTCCCTGCCTCATCACCGTCAACCGTTCCCGCTGCTGCTCGTCAAGGGACCGCAGCGTGCCACACGGGAAGTGGGGATCTCCCGCACGCCCTTCACCATTGGGCGGAAGCCGGACAACGACCTCTGTCTGGACGATACCGCAGTGTCCGGATGCCATGCCCGTATCGTCCAAGTGCAGAACGTTTTGATTCTCGAAGACCTCGACAGTGCCAACGGCATCAGCGTGAATGAACAGAAGGTCGACCGGCGCCACCTGCAAGATGCCGACAGTATCCGCATCGGCACCCACCGTTTGATCTTCCTTGACGACCGCACGGACGGAACGGAGGAGACGGCGAGCCGTGATATGTCGACCATCGCTCAACCACCGTTCACAGAGGGATTCGCCAGAGGCGAGCAGGCACCCGCTTCGCCTGCAGGTGTCATTGAAATTTTATCGGGGAGGACCGCGCAGCCGCACTATCGTTTGACGCAGCCGAAATCTCTTATCGGCGCTCAGGATGACGCGGTGATTCTTGACCGGCTGGTTCGCACCGAAAGCCGCCGCGACCATCAGCAGACGATCCGACGGATATCTGGTAAGTCCCACGGAAAGCGGACGGCGCATCCTGCTCAACGGACGGCTCGTCCCGCATGA
- a CDS encoding serine/threonine protein kinase, protein MTTSWGWLGSSFIVIALAAFTGSFLAAVPPFNHTFVPPLGMSAGQAVRLLADGICLLMIWRLATRAKGALHDSSKGSPFMRAIVLPAALLLIVIGTQQAYEAHWVPVLGSPRLPLYHWIMASLLIGSAMWLTVAGARHAGALRRTLVRTPRKRDGHATARQTSPSGTALATSSPPQDEGVPTTLGRYQIVRELGRGSMGVVYLGKDPRLQRLVAMKTLRFRDFDEAEAAQQSRERFFREAGITGRLSHPHIITIYDADEQNGLGYIAMEYLEGTLLSYHCRKPTLLPAVQVLQIMADVADALDYAHGWDVVHRDIKPDNIMLAKPQLVKVMDFGIAKTPGNPATHAPMMLGTPRYMSPEQVAGQEVDHRSDIFSLGVILFELLTGEKPFEADHMAALVARITKAAHPPLLKYRRDLPPRAQSIVDRALQKDTQNRYRHAGDMAADLREVAKALAR, encoded by the coding sequence ATGACAACTTCCTGGGGCTGGCTCGGCTCATCTTTCATCGTCATCGCACTGGCGGCCTTCACCGGCAGCTTCCTGGCGGCAGTCCCTCCGTTCAACCACACCTTTGTGCCTCCGCTAGGCATGAGCGCCGGACAAGCCGTCCGCTTGCTCGCCGACGGCATCTGTCTGCTGATGATTTGGAGACTCGCAACACGAGCCAAAGGCGCATTACATGACAGCAGCAAGGGCAGCCCATTCATGCGTGCCATTGTGCTCCCGGCCGCGCTCCTGCTCATCGTCATAGGAACTCAGCAAGCCTATGAGGCCCACTGGGTTCCCGTCCTTGGCTCGCCGCGGCTGCCGCTCTACCATTGGATCATGGCGAGTCTTCTGATCGGCTCGGCAATGTGGCTGACCGTGGCCGGAGCGCGCCACGCCGGAGCATTGAGGCGAACCCTCGTACGGACCCCACGCAAGCGAGACGGCCATGCCACAGCACGACAAACGAGCCCGTCGGGCACGGCGCTGGCCACGTCGTCCCCACCGCAGGACGAGGGCGTACCAACCACCTTAGGTCGTTATCAGATCGTGCGGGAACTGGGTCGGGGCTCCATGGGGGTGGTCTATCTGGGGAAGGATCCGAGATTGCAGCGGCTGGTCGCCATGAAAACCCTGCGGTTCCGGGATTTCGACGAGGCCGAAGCGGCACAGCAGTCTCGCGAGCGTTTCTTTCGCGAAGCTGGAATTACCGGACGCCTGTCACACCCCCACATCATCACAATTTACGATGCCGACGAGCAGAACGGTCTCGGCTACATCGCGATGGAATACTTGGAAGGGACGCTCTTGAGCTACCATTGCCGGAAGCCCACGCTCCTACCGGCCGTCCAGGTCTTGCAGATCATGGCGGACGTGGCCGACGCCCTCGATTATGCCCACGGCTGGGATGTCGTGCATCGCGACATCAAACCCGACAACATCATGCTTGCGAAACCGCAGCTGGTGAAGGTCATGGACTTCGGTATCGCCAAGACGCCCGGCAACCCGGCCACGCACGCACCCATGATGCTGGGAACTCCGCGCTACATGTCGCCCGAACAGGTCGCCGGTCAGGAGGTGGATCACCGATCCGACATTTTTTCCCTGGGCGTCATCCTGTTCGAACTCCTCACCGGAGAAAAGCCGTTCGAGGCGGACCACATGGCCGCGCTTGTCGCGCGCATCACGAAGGCCGCTCATCCTCCGCTGCTCAAATACCGTCGCGACCTGCCGCCGCGCGCGCAGTCCATCGTGGATCGAGCCCTGCAGAAGGATACGCAGAATCGTTACCGTCACGCCGGCGACATGGCCGCCGACCTTCGGGAAGTCGCCAAAGCGTTGGCGCGTTAG
- a CDS encoding PHP domain-containing protein: MSRIDLHLHTTHSDGSFSTREVMTFAKQAGVSALAITDHDIVDGIPEAIAAGQELSIEVVPGVEISSRFQGSELHILGYFINWRDTVLNERMARLRAGRHERNPRIVQRLNELGIDITYDEVRALAGTESVGRPHIARVLMEKKIVSSAKEAFDRYLANGRPAYVDRELPEPEEAVQWIREAGGIPVLAHPTWVRTSAEGLRTLLGQLKAQGLGGIEVHYSTHTPSQTTEYLELAKLHDLLVTGGSDFHGLTKPDIEVGIGRGGLKVPEKLLEPLRQAASAA; encoded by the coding sequence ATGAGTCGCATCGACCTGCACCTCCACACGACCCATTCCGACGGCAGTTTCTCAACCCGCGAGGTGATGACCTTTGCGAAACAGGCCGGCGTTTCCGCCCTTGCCATCACCGACCACGACATCGTCGACGGCATTCCGGAGGCCATCGCTGCCGGACAGGAATTGAGCATCGAGGTCGTGCCCGGAGTTGAGATCAGCTCGCGTTTCCAAGGCAGCGAGCTGCACATCCTGGGCTACTTCATCAACTGGCGCGACACCGTCCTGAACGAGCGCATGGCCCGGTTACGCGCCGGCCGCCATGAACGAAATCCCCGCATCGTGCAACGTTTGAATGAGTTGGGCATCGACATCACCTACGACGAGGTGCGCGCGCTCGCCGGCACGGAATCCGTCGGCCGTCCTCACATCGCCCGAGTCTTGATGGAGAAAAAGATCGTCAGCTCCGCGAAGGAAGCCTTCGATCGGTATCTCGCCAATGGGCGACCGGCCTATGTCGACCGTGAGTTGCCGGAGCCGGAGGAGGCCGTGCAGTGGATTCGAGAAGCGGGCGGGATCCCGGTCCTAGCCCACCCGACATGGGTGCGAACCTCTGCCGAAGGCCTTCGGACCCTGCTCGGCCAACTGAAGGCCCAGGGGTTGGGCGGGATTGAAGTCCATTACAGCACCCACACGCCGAGCCAGACCACAGAGTATCTGGAACTCGCCAAGCTGCACGATCTTCTCGTCACGGGAGGGAGCGATTTCCATGGCCTGACCAAACCCGACATCGAAGTCGGAATCGGGCGAGGCGGCTTGAAGGTCCCCGAGAAACTACTTGAGCCGCTGCGCCAGGCAGCATCCGCCGCCTAA
- the folB gene encoding dihydroneopterin aldolase translates to MPERIVIERLEFYGHCGVTDEERRKPQLIAIDLELEAAVDSAALSDRLEDTVDYARVADRLVALGRSLHCRLLEHFAERAIGLLFDEFPVDRVRIWIRKLHAPLAMIAGSVGVRFERRRAAHRAHSLEPQPSPFLLQQLERIPKGSVLDLAAGRGRHALYLLSQGRQVTAIDRDADALASLEAVAKARHLSGLTTQVLDLEQDPPPNLGQAQYDAVLVCFYLHRPLFPLLMEALKPNGVLLYETFTIDNYFRRRHPRRWEFCLAQNELLRLTSPLRLLHYDEGDHDGGHGEEPSYTARLVAQKAGPETQP, encoded by the coding sequence ATGCCGGAACGTATCGTCATCGAGCGGCTGGAGTTTTACGGCCATTGCGGCGTCACGGACGAAGAGCGCCGCAAACCGCAGTTGATCGCCATTGACCTCGAACTCGAGGCTGCAGTGGACAGCGCGGCTCTTTCGGACCGCCTCGAAGACACGGTCGATTACGCCCGCGTGGCGGACAGATTAGTCGCTCTCGGAAGGTCGCTCCACTGTCGGCTGCTGGAACATTTCGCGGAACGGGCCATCGGCCTGCTGTTCGATGAATTTCCCGTCGACCGGGTGCGGATCTGGATTCGCAAGCTGCACGCCCCGCTGGCCATGATCGCTGGCTCGGTCGGTGTGCGCTTCGAGCGACGTCGCGCCGCCCATCGAGCCCACAGTCTGGAACCCCAGCCCTCGCCGTTCTTACTCCAACAACTCGAACGGATTCCCAAGGGCTCGGTGCTCGACCTGGCTGCAGGACGTGGTCGCCATGCGCTGTACTTGCTGTCGCAAGGAAGACAGGTCACGGCCATCGATCGCGACGCGGATGCGCTGGCTTCGCTGGAAGCCGTCGCGAAAGCTCGGCACCTGTCGGGACTCACGACGCAGGTCTTGGATCTGGAACAGGATCCGCCCCCGAATCTCGGCCAGGCGCAATATGACGCCGTGCTCGTGTGCTTTTATTTGCACCGTCCGCTGTTTCCGTTGTTGATGGAAGCCTTGAAACCGAACGGCGTGTTACTCTACGAGACATTTACGATCGACAACTACTTCCGCCGCCGACACCCCCGTCGCTGGGAGTTCTGTCTGGCGCAGAATGAACTGCTGCGCCTGACGTCTCCTCTGCGCCTGTTGCATTACGATGAGGGAGATCATGACGGAGGACACGGCGAGGAGCCATCCTATACCGCGCGACTTGTCGCGCAGAAAGCGGGGCCGGAAACCCAACCATGA
- a CDS encoding caspase family protein has translation MAPTSSSKQPKGLSLHIGLNAVSPAHYEGWSGDLTACEFDAKDMAAVAKSRGMKPTILLTKKGTRTAVLAAMKKAAKQLKKGDFFFLTYSGHGGQVPDVTGEEPDKKDETWCLYDGQLIDDELYFELSRFAVGVRILILSDSCHSGTVARAAEPRPTAPNARSKMMPLAVGLRTYREHQAFYDKLQRDVANAAGKASIADPDSALAQVAVSPRLTAIVKKFNPGVILISGCQDNQTSLDGEHNGAFTEQLLRVWNQGAFRGNYAKFHAAIKAGLPASQTPNLFTLGAVARFLRQEPFSV, from the coding sequence ATGGCGCCCACTTCATCGAGCAAGCAACCGAAGGGCCTCTCCCTGCACATCGGCTTGAATGCCGTGAGCCCCGCCCACTATGAAGGCTGGAGCGGTGATCTGACGGCTTGTGAATTCGACGCCAAGGACATGGCGGCCGTCGCCAAGTCGCGCGGCATGAAACCCACCATCCTGCTGACGAAGAAGGGAACCCGCACCGCTGTGCTGGCTGCGATGAAAAAAGCCGCCAAGCAACTCAAGAAGGGCGACTTCTTTTTCCTGACCTATTCAGGCCACGGCGGGCAAGTGCCCGATGTCACCGGCGAAGAACCCGACAAGAAAGATGAAACCTGGTGTCTGTACGACGGCCAATTGATCGACGACGAGTTGTACTTCGAGTTGAGCCGCTTCGCCGTCGGCGTTCGTATCCTGATCCTATCCGATAGCTGCCACAGCGGCACCGTGGCCCGTGCCGCCGAGCCGCGCCCGACCGCTCCGAACGCCCGCTCGAAAATGATGCCGCTGGCCGTCGGCCTCCGCACCTATCGCGAACACCAGGCCTTTTACGACAAGCTTCAGCGGGACGTGGCCAACGCGGCTGGAAAGGCCTCCATCGCGGACCCCGACAGCGCACTGGCCCAAGTGGCCGTCAGCCCTCGGCTCACCGCCATCGTGAAGAAATTCAATCCAGGTGTCATTCTCATCTCCGGCTGCCAGGACAACCAAACCTCCTTGGACGGTGAGCACAACGGCGCCTTTACCGAACAATTGTTGCGGGTCTGGAACCAGGGGGCCTTCCGCGGAAATTACGCCAAGTTCCATGCTGCAATCAAAGCGGGGTTGCCAGCCAGCCAGACGCCCAACCTCTTTACGCTGGGTGCTGTGGCACGATTTCTACGGCAAGAACCGTTCAGTGTATAA